The following proteins are encoded in a genomic region of Leptospira yasudae:
- a CDS encoding HDOD domain-containing protein codes for MKEKIDQLFLNDAQLPRISSVVTKVMQMVQKQDVAIPDLAKEISNDPGLTTEVIKLSNSAYYRAAKPIKTVQESLMTLGIKTVKDIILLTAARGIMKKDLKGYQVEAEDNWIHSLTVAELSKRICEQKKLKVGSDLAFTGGLLHNIGKVILADFFPAVIVNLREELKVHSSSFEELERKHFGYSHEEAGAKLLAKWNFPKELVHVAEHYSKPENETEFPELVSVIHVSHSITVAAGVGIDIAGLSTPISNKALQILGITDSDLQMYYTVLPEIQKHIRELIQA; via the coding sequence ATGAAAGAAAAAATAGACCAACTCTTTTTAAACGACGCTCAGCTCCCGAGAATTTCATCCGTGGTCACGAAAGTGATGCAGATGGTTCAAAAACAAGACGTGGCGATTCCCGATCTCGCAAAAGAAATTTCGAACGATCCGGGATTAACGACGGAAGTGATCAAACTTTCCAACTCCGCATACTACCGCGCCGCGAAGCCGATCAAAACGGTGCAGGAATCCCTCATGACCTTGGGAATCAAAACGGTAAAAGACATCATCCTTCTTACCGCCGCGAGAGGAATCATGAAGAAGGATCTGAAAGGATATCAGGTCGAAGCGGAAGACAACTGGATTCATTCTCTCACCGTAGCGGAACTTTCCAAACGAATCTGCGAACAAAAGAAACTCAAAGTCGGTTCCGATCTCGCGTTCACCGGCGGACTTCTGCATAACATCGGTAAGGTGATTCTCGCGGATTTTTTTCCTGCGGTGATCGTAAATCTCAGGGAAGAATTGAAAGTTCATTCTTCTTCTTTTGAAGAACTGGAACGCAAACATTTCGGATATTCCCACGAAGAAGCCGGAGCAAAACTATTAGCAAAATGGAATTTTCCGAAAGAGCTGGTTCACGTAGCGGAACACTACAGCAAACCGGAAAACGAAACCGAATTCCCCGAATTGGTTTCGGTGATTCACGTTTCTCATTCGATCACGGTCGCCGCCGGAGTGGGAATCGATATCGCGGGATTGTCCACGCCGATTTCCAATAAAGCTTTGCAGATTTTAGGAATTACGGATTCTGACTTGCAGATGTATTATACGGTTCTTCCCGAAATACAGAAACATATCCGTGAGTTAATCCAGGCTTGA
- a CDS encoding chemotaxis protein CheD, producing the protein MLAKGTKVVNVGIADLQGAQSPEILRTTLGSCIGVVFYAPDKKIGAMAHFMLSKDPGGKDAQKNPYKYAETAIPLLIKKMSEMGCNPGDYSVRLFGGASMFKGVQSSFLQNIGEQNILTARAILEQNKIPLIVEDVGGNDGRTISLYLDDGRVLLKKGGFEKYLYKVR; encoded by the coding sequence ATGCTGGCAAAAGGAACGAAAGTAGTCAACGTAGGTATCGCCGATCTGCAAGGCGCGCAATCTCCCGAAATTTTGAGAACCACTTTGGGTTCCTGTATCGGCGTGGTTTTTTACGCTCCCGATAAAAAGATCGGAGCGATGGCGCACTTCATGCTTTCCAAAGATCCGGGCGGAAAAGACGCTCAGAAAAATCCTTATAAATACGCAGAAACCGCCATTCCGCTTTTGATTAAGAAGATGAGCGAGATGGGTTGTAATCCGGGAGATTATTCCGTGCGTTTATTCGGCGGAGCTTCGATGTTCAAGGGAGTTCAATCCAGCTTTCTGCAGAACATCGGCGAACAGAACATTCTTACCGCAAGAGCCATTTTAGAGCAAAATAAAATCCCTTTGATCGTGGAAGACGTCGGAGGCAACGACGGTAGAACCATCAGCTTGTATTTGGACGACGGCCGTGTCCTTTTAAAAAAGGGCGGGTTTGAAAAGTACCTCTACAAGGTCAGGTAA
- a CDS encoding TraB/GumN family protein, with translation MAKSSLKEKTKPERKKNVPSSEPIETFKLGKVPVTILGTAHISQKSIDEVQRIIREEKPDTVCVELCNSRMRSVKDSEHWKKLDIFKVFKERKMYLLLSSLILSAFQKKLGKGSIRPGDEMRMAISEGEKIGAKIVPIDREVSTTLKRAWWNIGLFNRMFLLSALLTSLFVKEDISEEKIEEMKSEDVLKDLFSQLPKRYESIKNVIIDERDSYLAQRIRDAAKDGKKVFAVVGAGHLQGIMNHVQDDKDISPLDHLPQKTALDRWKGLLVPGIFLGLILTVFYFGGRQQGQEFVLRWILVKGGLAALGALISLAHPLSIVLAFLAAPIGNFNPVIKPGWVAALSESWLRKPLVEDFERIAQDSEHWKGYWKNNVIRIFLVFMLPQIGSSIGTFIVTADLFRVLKGFL, from the coding sequence ATGGCAAAATCATCACTGAAAGAAAAGACAAAACCCGAGCGTAAAAAAAACGTTCCCAGTTCGGAACCGATCGAAACGTTTAAACTCGGTAAGGTTCCCGTAACGATTCTCGGGACGGCACATATCAGCCAAAAAAGCATCGACGAAGTGCAAAGAATCATCCGGGAAGAAAAACCGGACACGGTCTGCGTGGAACTCTGCAACTCCAGAATGCGTTCCGTAAAGGACAGCGAACACTGGAAGAAACTGGATATATTCAAAGTTTTTAAAGAAAGAAAAATGTATCTTCTTCTTTCGAGTCTGATTCTTTCCGCGTTTCAAAAGAAACTCGGAAAGGGTTCCATCCGACCCGGAGACGAAATGAGAATGGCGATCTCCGAAGGGGAGAAGATCGGCGCAAAGATCGTTCCGATCGACCGGGAAGTTTCCACGACTCTCAAACGCGCGTGGTGGAACATCGGACTCTTCAATCGTATGTTTCTTCTTTCCGCGCTTTTGACTTCTCTCTTCGTAAAGGAAGATATTTCGGAAGAAAAAATCGAAGAGATGAAATCCGAAGACGTGCTCAAGGATCTGTTTTCTCAGCTTCCGAAACGTTACGAATCCATTAAGAACGTGATCATCGACGAACGCGATTCTTACTTGGCGCAAAGAATCCGCGACGCCGCCAAAGACGGAAAAAAGGTTTTCGCGGTCGTAGGCGCAGGTCACTTACAGGGAATCATGAACCACGTTCAGGACGATAAGGATATTTCTCCTTTGGATCATCTTCCCCAGAAAACCGCTTTGGATCGTTGGAAGGGGCTTTTGGTTCCCGGAATTTTTCTCGGTTTGATTCTGACCGTCTTTTATTTCGGCGGAAGACAACAAGGCCAGGAATTCGTCCTTCGTTGGATTTTAGTGAAAGGCGGCTTGGCTGCGTTAGGCGCTCTTATCTCCCTTGCACATCCTCTTTCGATCGTTCTTGCGTTCTTGGCGGCGCCGATCGGAAACTTCAATCCGGTGATCAAACCCGGTTGGGTGGCGGCCTTATCCGAATCCTGGCTCCGCAAACCTTTAGTGGAAGACTTCGAAAGAATCGCGCAAGATTCCGAACACTGGAAAGGCTATTGGAAGAATAACGTGATCCGCATCTTTCTCGTGTTTATGCTTCCTCAGATCGGAAGCAGCATCGGAACCTTTATCGTCACCGCAGACTTATTCCGCGTCCTCAAGGGTTTTCTGTGA
- a CDS encoding 7TM diverse intracellular signaling domain-containing protein, translated as MICKLRIFKVFLGWTLFVSGVFSLSAQTSSSEFEPSVIMEGLDLQPYLTYYEDHSGKRSFSEIQKIFRSGKSIPLFNNSLGYSEAAIWIRIPVVNREKGTRNWVLVFTYSLIDSLQLYSERNGSLPLVISGDELPFSSRLAEHRNFPFQLSEPPLSKNDYYVRIQSKSSIVVPLFAYSRTEFLEQTAKEYTTLGFYYGTMLVMFVYNLFLLLTTRDKSYLFYSIFIFFDILFQLTLNGLSFQFLWPNNPEWGNVSLPFFMFSAFLAACLFGKSFLESSKITPITNKFYYPIMGICAFGCIGSLTFFSYTFSVVSSILVLLIVLILLLVNSLQCVWKGHRPARFFLTAWSVLILGSFLYAMKAFGIFPDNFFTQWGLQIGSAIEVVLLSLGLADRIKQLSLNLETQAANLNLLKQRHEQSAVQYKNLYEGEEDFLFDLDSNGIITGSNKSISTFLGFKPQDVLGKNFLELMYNTGGLEDAFKKLYVMERMEELSSSGKPVYFRADFLQKYLKEPKELQVRLQILEHESGREILGRAFEPDQDLMGRFLDEERIVFSMNNYLQNAELLSQRLTFNLVRFTDPTVTLSIRTSLREMLINAIEHGNLNISNEDKAKSLKNGNYFQFILARQNDPYYRDKKILVEYFLSRQKVGYRITDEGKGFNHARIVRNALAKTDENTPLQTRGVAYALSTFDVVKFNSTGNRVTLVKYF; from the coding sequence GTGATCTGCAAACTCCGGATCTTCAAAGTCTTTCTTGGATGGACTTTGTTTGTTTCCGGGGTTTTTTCCCTTTCCGCACAAACTTCTTCTTCCGAATTCGAACCGAGCGTGATTATGGAAGGCTTGGATCTTCAACCGTATCTCACGTATTACGAGGATCATTCGGGAAAACGTTCTTTTTCCGAAATTCAGAAAATCTTTCGATCCGGTAAATCCATTCCCTTGTTCAACAACAGCCTCGGTTATTCCGAAGCCGCGATTTGGATCCGCATTCCCGTCGTCAATCGGGAGAAGGGAACAAGAAATTGGGTTCTGGTTTTCACATACAGTCTGATCGATTCTCTTCAGCTGTATTCGGAACGAAACGGTTCTTTGCCTTTGGTGATTTCCGGAGACGAACTTCCTTTTTCATCCCGACTCGCGGAACATCGTAATTTTCCGTTTCAACTCAGCGAACCTCCTCTTTCAAAAAACGATTATTACGTCCGCATCCAATCCAAGAGTTCGATCGTGGTTCCTTTGTTCGCGTATTCAAGAACCGAATTTCTGGAACAAACCGCCAAAGAATATACGACCCTCGGTTTTTATTACGGAACGATGTTGGTCATGTTCGTATACAACCTCTTTCTTTTGTTGACGACTCGCGACAAAAGCTATCTCTTTTACAGTATATTCATCTTTTTTGATATTCTTTTTCAGTTGACCCTGAACGGCCTATCCTTTCAGTTTCTTTGGCCGAACAACCCCGAATGGGGGAACGTGAGTCTTCCGTTCTTTATGTTCTCCGCGTTTTTGGCGGCTTGTCTTTTCGGAAAATCCTTTTTGGAATCCTCGAAAATCACTCCGATCACGAACAAATTCTATTATCCGATCATGGGAATCTGCGCCTTCGGCTGCATCGGCTCGCTTACGTTTTTCAGTTATACTTTCAGCGTGGTTTCGAGCATTCTCGTGTTGTTGATCGTTCTGATTCTGCTTTTGGTCAACAGCCTTCAGTGCGTCTGGAAGGGACATCGTCCCGCCCGATTCTTCTTAACGGCCTGGTCCGTTCTGATCCTCGGAAGTTTTTTATACGCGATGAAGGCGTTCGGAATTTTTCCGGATAATTTTTTCACACAGTGGGGATTGCAGATCGGTTCCGCGATCGAAGTCGTACTTCTTTCATTGGGTCTCGCCGATCGGATCAAACAACTTTCGTTGAATCTGGAAACGCAGGCCGCCAATCTGAATCTTCTCAAACAAAGACACGAACAATCCGCCGTTCAGTATAAAAATCTCTACGAAGGGGAGGAAGATTTTCTCTTCGATCTAGACTCGAACGGAATCATTACGGGAAGCAACAAATCCATTTCCACGTTTCTGGGATTCAAACCGCAGGACGTACTCGGGAAGAATTTTCTCGAGCTGATGTACAACACGGGCGGACTCGAAGACGCATTCAAAAAATTGTATGTGATGGAACGGATGGAGGAACTGTCTTCCAGCGGAAAACCGGTGTATTTCCGGGCGGACTTCCTGCAGAAGTATCTCAAAGAACCGAAGGAATTGCAGGTTCGTCTTCAAATTCTCGAACACGAATCGGGAAGGGAAATTTTGGGACGGGCCTTTGAACCCGATCAGGATCTCATGGGAAGATTTTTGGACGAGGAACGAATCGTATTCTCCATGAACAATTATCTTCAAAACGCGGAATTGCTGAGCCAAAGATTGACGTTCAACCTTGTGCGTTTTACCGATCCGACCGTGACACTTTCGATCCGCACGAGCCTACGCGAAATGCTCATCAACGCGATCGAACACGGGAACTTGAATATTTCCAACGAAGACAAGGCGAAGTCCTTGAAGAACGGAAATTACTTTCAGTTCATTCTCGCGCGCCAAAACGATCCGTATTATCGCGACAAAAAAATTCTCGTGGAATATTTTCTTTCCAGACAGAAAGTAGGCTACAGAATCACGGACGAAGGGAAGGGATTCAATCACGCGAGAATCGTTCGAAACGCTCTTGCAAAGACGGACGAAAACACTCCTCTTCAAACAAGGGGAGTGGCCTACGCCCTTTCCACGTTCGACGTAGTTAAGTTCAATTCCACGGGAAACAGGGTGACCTTGGTCAAATACTTCTGA
- a CDS encoding FlgO family outer membrane protein, whose amino-acid sequence MKHSIFIIFISSFLVFACAGSGKSARRNAAKPLNTVLEETSSALKKQIQTNRETSFPDKKNPLKLAILPLLNENGAPTLLGSTISSQLLPQMSEPGKLILVEKSQLNRLIDEQSFQKSGLVLSDKSLEIGKLSGVDLLLLGTVQFNDQTFLLQLRVVSLQSGEILALSEAVFDSDDTLYNQYRIIRQP is encoded by the coding sequence ATGAAACATTCTATTTTTATCATATTCATAAGTTCGTTTTTGGTCTTTGCTTGCGCGGGAAGCGGAAAATCCGCGAGACGAAACGCGGCGAAACCGTTGAATACAGTTTTGGAAGAGACTTCTTCCGCTTTGAAAAAACAAATCCAAACCAACCGCGAAACTTCTTTCCCCGATAAAAAGAACCCCCTCAAACTCGCGATCTTACCTTTGTTAAACGAAAACGGAGCGCCGACGCTGCTGGGAAGCACGATTTCTTCGCAGCTTTTACCGCAGATGTCCGAGCCCGGAAAACTGATTCTCGTGGAAAAATCTCAACTCAATCGATTGATCGACGAGCAAAGCTTTCAAAAATCGGGATTGGTTCTTTCGGACAAAAGTTTGGAAATCGGGAAGTTATCGGGAGTGGACCTGCTTCTTTTAGGAACGGTTCAGTTCAACGATCAGACGTTTTTGCTTCAGCTTCGAGTCGTATCCCTTCAATCGGGAGAAATTCTCGCGTTATCCGAAGCCGTTTTCGATTCGGATGACACTCTTTACAATCAATATAGAATCATCCGCCAACCTTAA
- a CDS encoding M24 family metallopeptidase: protein MNASEKLEKLKSAEKKASHLFQLIEKNRILQPGISEKETSSLIYDLAKYEFGVSKYWHKKIVRAGRNTILPYDADPEDILIQEDDIVWIDLGPVFETMEADFGRTYVLGMNPEKLRIRSCVESAWNRCRDYYFSKDSLTGKELFNFAKKLASEDGYLFGSEIAGHLIDEFPHKKNHSTSKINYICDENSFDLKERFEGKERFWILEIHFVDKEKKFGSFFEQLLIESESI, encoded by the coding sequence TTGAACGCATCCGAGAAATTAGAAAAATTAAAAAGTGCGGAAAAGAAAGCTTCGCATTTGTTTCAATTGATCGAAAAGAATCGGATCCTGCAACCCGGCATTTCCGAAAAAGAAACGAGCTCTCTTATCTACGATCTTGCCAAATACGAATTTGGAGTTTCCAAGTATTGGCACAAAAAGATCGTCCGCGCCGGAAGGAATACGATTCTACCCTATGATGCTGATCCGGAAGATATTCTCATTCAAGAGGATGATATCGTATGGATCGATCTGGGGCCGGTTTTCGAAACTATGGAAGCCGATTTCGGAAGAACGTATGTTCTGGGAATGAATCCGGAAAAGTTAAGGATTCGGTCTTGCGTTGAAAGCGCTTGGAACCGATGCAGGGATTATTATTTTTCTAAAGATTCCCTTACCGGTAAGGAACTTTTTAATTTCGCAAAGAAACTCGCATCCGAAGACGGTTATCTTTTCGGGAGCGAAATTGCAGGGCATCTCATCGATGAATTCCCCCACAAAAAGAACCATTCTACGAGTAAAATCAATTATATCTGCGATGAGAATTCCTTCGATTTAAAGGAAAGGTTTGAAGGGAAGGAGCGATTTTGGATTTTGGAAATTCATTTTGTGGATAAGGAAAAAAAGTTCGGATCGTTTTTCGAACAATTATTGATCGAGTCGGAATCGATTTAG
- a CDS encoding alpha/beta hydrolase: MKKIISAFRTFLYFLSEILEFIVSVISSLFPTGTDPNLARGDIYIVTGYLSGTLFYSKLRRALETKGYQPRILRIPPFFWSTKKAVEILAKQMDQIPSKSVLIAHNTGGLLTLLLPDRSRQKIRGLITLGTPFRGSHLFTILPGTGLRYGSPYLKELFKTFLFMDRFHPLAPLKEFIFLPASSSIYGEERDLWFDIPGNYNQVRKAENIRTILEYLVFHYPSAAAIEAEKNALLNEAKKKVVLSSSRGVSSLKEKQSSSPALQGKNSSAKSKNVSQTKGKPTVKPASKSSNKVKATKAASKSKGSKPASSAKTKRAVSATKNKTKSAPKKKKR, translated from the coding sequence ATGAAAAAAATCATATCCGCTTTTAGAACGTTTCTCTACTTCCTATCGGAAATTTTGGAATTTATCGTTTCTGTAATCTCTTCGTTGTTTCCGACCGGCACGGACCCGAATCTTGCGAGAGGGGATATCTACATCGTAACGGGTTATCTTTCGGGAACTCTGTTTTATTCCAAGCTGCGCCGCGCTCTGGAAACGAAGGGTTATCAACCAAGAATTTTGAGAATCCCTCCTTTTTTCTGGAGCACCAAAAAAGCGGTCGAGATTCTCGCAAAGCAGATGGATCAGATTCCGTCCAAATCCGTTTTGATCGCTCATAACACCGGAGGGCTCTTGACGCTGCTCCTTCCTGATCGGAGTCGTCAAAAGATCCGAGGTTTGATTACTTTGGGAACTCCGTTCCGCGGAAGTCATTTGTTTACGATCCTTCCTGGTACGGGTCTTCGATACGGTTCTCCGTATTTGAAGGAATTGTTCAAGACGTTTTTGTTCATGGATCGTTTTCATCCTCTTGCGCCTTTGAAAGAATTTATTTTTTTACCGGCGTCTTCTTCCATCTATGGAGAAGAACGGGATCTGTGGTTTGACATTCCGGGCAATTACAATCAAGTTCGGAAAGCGGAAAACATCCGAACGATCTTGGAATATCTCGTCTTTCATTATCCGAGCGCGGCTGCAATCGAAGCGGAAAAGAACGCGTTGTTGAACGAGGCGAAAAAGAAGGTCGTTCTTTCGTCGTCTCGTGGGGTTTCTTCACTCAAAGAAAAACAAAGTTCTTCTCCGGCTTTGCAAGGGAAGAATTCTTCCGCGAAATCGAAGAACGTTTCGCAAACCAAAGGGAAGCCGACTGTAAAACCTGCGTCCAAATCGTCTAACAAGGTCAAGGCGACAAAAGCGGCTTCTAAATCGAAGGGTTCCAAACCGGCAAGCTCCGCAAAAACGAAACGAGCAGTTTCGGCGACAAAGAACAAAACGAAATCCGCGCCGAAAAAGAAGAAACGTTAA
- a CDS encoding UTP--glucose-1-phosphate uridylyltransferase, with protein MDSMKTKSEELIRNKMSSEGMSQTFIQDFLKKTDQVRNGETGMVRWEEVGDLDPVKDEITLERIEAEHAPDPEILKNLVVIKLNGGLGTSMGLSGPKSLIPLKDGMSFLEIFAKQSQVIQSKYNVSVPLILMDSFNTQKESQAELKRIGFSQKFATSFLQHKVPRILKEDLTPISCQNPDDEWCPPGHGDIWISLLETGLLDTLIENGYKIAFVSNGDNLGATVHPGILSYMLKEKLEFCMEMTPKTLADKKGGAIYRRIVNGKPENYQLLETAQVPADHMHEFEGLGKFRTFSTNNLWIDLVALKERILQGNFELSLIVNPKTVEGKEVLQLETAMGSAIRNFNRVKGIIIPRDRFAPVKKCEDYLVRRSDAYHLRDDYSITMSEERKKSALGEVLISLDDKFYKKIQDFNRLFPEIPSLVRCTSLQVKGEVLFDRKITIVGDVTIENNGSSPRKISELNLGIFESGKYSF; from the coding sequence ATGGATTCGATGAAAACGAAATCGGAGGAATTAATCCGAAATAAAATGTCTTCCGAAGGAATGTCGCAGACCTTCATTCAGGACTTTTTAAAAAAGACGGACCAGGTTCGAAACGGGGAAACCGGTATGGTTCGTTGGGAAGAAGTAGGCGATCTGGACCCCGTCAAGGACGAGATCACCCTCGAACGAATCGAAGCGGAACACGCGCCCGATCCGGAAATTCTCAAGAACTTGGTCGTCATCAAGTTGAACGGCGGACTCGGAACGTCGATGGGGCTTTCCGGTCCTAAATCCCTCATTCCTCTCAAAGACGGAATGTCGTTTCTGGAAATTTTCGCGAAACAATCGCAGGTCATTCAAAGCAAGTATAACGTGTCCGTGCCATTGATCTTGATGGACAGCTTCAACACACAAAAGGAAAGTCAGGCGGAACTGAAGCGGATCGGATTTTCCCAAAAGTTCGCGACTTCTTTTCTGCAACACAAGGTTCCGCGGATTCTCAAAGAGGACCTAACACCGATTTCGTGCCAGAACCCCGACGACGAATGGTGTCCTCCCGGCCACGGAGACATTTGGATTTCCCTTTTGGAAACGGGACTGCTTGATACTCTGATCGAAAACGGCTACAAGATCGCCTTCGTATCCAACGGGGATAACTTAGGTGCTACGGTTCATCCCGGAATTCTTTCCTATATGCTGAAGGAAAAACTGGAATTCTGCATGGAGATGACTCCGAAAACTCTCGCGGACAAAAAGGGAGGGGCGATCTACCGGAGAATCGTAAACGGAAAACCGGAAAACTATCAGTTACTCGAAACGGCTCAGGTTCCCGCGGATCACATGCACGAATTCGAAGGGCTCGGCAAATTCAGAACCTTCTCGACGAACAATCTTTGGATCGATCTCGTCGCTTTGAAAGAAAGAATTCTTCAGGGAAACTTCGAACTTTCTTTGATCGTAAATCCGAAAACCGTGGAAGGGAAAGAAGTTCTGCAACTCGAAACCGCGATGGGTTCCGCAATCCGTAATTTCAACCGCGTCAAAGGAATCATCATTCCGAGGGATCGATTCGCTCCGGTTAAAAAGTGCGAAGACTATTTGGTCCGCAGATCGGACGCATATCATTTGCGCGACGATTATTCCATCACCATGTCGGAAGAGAGAAAAAAATCGGCATTAGGCGAAGTTTTGATTTCATTGGATGACAAATTTTATAAGAAGATCCAGGATTTTAACCGTCTCTTTCCGGAAATTCCTTCTTTAGTGCGCTGCACTTCGCTTCAAGTCAAAGGAGAAGTGCTGTTTGATCGAAAAATCACGATTGTGGGTGACGTAACGATTGAGAATAACGGTTCCTCACCTCGTAAGATCTCGGAATTGAATTTAGGAATCTTCGAGTCCGGAAAATATTCCTTTTAG
- a CDS encoding EAL domain-containing protein gives MTTSKSPKIRSFDEGEIEQFKNVFINENRGKPIVLLRFQDIKSLSFLDFLQRVPTKISELHPGAENHYSYYCYGDKKNLLIGVAPMHTTGSNGFLNFDSVLGRFREVSIKSGSMNFDFGIARTQCNYISYVDEIFHELEVSSLKNLKDNLIRWSWTYLNRVNDYFAGEKADAVIQPIIHYNHKTHMYSMKGGEVFVGGEAYAGYADLIRDIPHDQDLNRIELLILEKLTMCCNGAPGLLKFNISPQTLIDTFDTDEKVTRFHNLLLNQNLNPALVRMELIEKPYEEENITLKSVCKRFWNFGISFAADDFGVKSQSHQIVLDLGEMIKEFKLDPISFKFKADQDLTKFLDNLAFIDYCRRLSDNREAIITAEALEDIDSLNFLITHQVYYFQANLFCTKISIEEYKEIFKDMQNLPEAVVNKVLNSEELLLQLKEKGNIFKLAKDLKLLV, from the coding sequence ATGACAACTTCTAAAAGTCCGAAGATCCGCTCCTTTGACGAGGGGGAGATCGAACAATTTAAAAACGTATTCATCAATGAAAACCGAGGGAAACCCATCGTTCTTCTCCGGTTCCAGGATATAAAGTCCTTATCCTTTCTCGATTTTCTTCAACGTGTTCCCACCAAAATCTCCGAGCTGCATCCGGGCGCGGAAAATCACTATTCCTATTATTGTTACGGGGATAAGAAGAATCTTCTGATCGGGGTCGCTCCGATGCATACGACGGGTTCCAACGGGTTTTTAAACTTCGATTCGGTGTTAGGACGTTTCCGAGAGGTTTCGATCAAAAGCGGGTCTATGAATTTCGACTTCGGAATCGCAAGAACGCAGTGCAATTATATCTCCTACGTGGACGAGATCTTTCACGAGCTGGAAGTTTCTTCCCTGAAGAATTTAAAAGACAATCTGATTCGTTGGAGTTGGACCTATCTCAACCGGGTCAACGATTACTTCGCCGGTGAAAAGGCGGACGCGGTCATTCAGCCGATCATCCACTACAATCACAAGACGCACATGTATTCCATGAAGGGCGGGGAAGTATTCGTGGGCGGAGAAGCGTACGCGGGTTATGCGGACCTCATCCGCGATATTCCGCACGATCAGGATTTGAACCGGATCGAGCTTTTGATTTTGGAAAAGCTGACCATGTGCTGCAACGGCGCGCCCGGTCTTTTGAAGTTCAACATTTCTCCTCAGACTTTGATCGATACCTTCGATACGGACGAGAAGGTCACGCGTTTTCACAACCTTCTTCTCAATCAAAACTTGAATCCGGCTCTCGTGAGAATGGAACTGATCGAAAAGCCGTACGAAGAGGAAAACATCACTTTGAAAAGCGTCTGCAAACGTTTCTGGAATTTCGGAATCAGTTTCGCGGCGGATGATTTCGGAGTCAAAAGTCAGAGCCACCAGATCGTTCTGGATTTGGGGGAAATGATCAAGGAATTCAAACTCGATCCGATCAGCTTCAAGTTCAAAGCGGATCAGGACCTAACGAAGTTCTTGGACAACCTTGCGTTTATCGATTATTGCAGAAGACTTTCGGACAACAGGGAAGCGATCATCACGGCGGAAGCGCTCGAAGACATCGATTCGCTCAACTTTCTCATCACGCACCAAGTTTATTATTTTCAAGCCAATCTATTCTGCACGAAAATCTCCATCGAAGAATATAAGGAAATCTTTAAGGACATGCAGAATCTTCCCGAAGCGGTCGTGAATAAAGTCCTGAACTCCGAGGAACTTCTTCTGCAACTGAAAGAAAAGGGAAATATCTTTAAACTCGCCAAAGACCTGAAACTCCTTGTTTAA